One genomic segment of Rhinolophus sinicus isolate RSC01 linkage group LG11, ASM3656204v1, whole genome shotgun sequence includes these proteins:
- the DYNLRB2 gene encoding dynein light chain roadblock-type 2: protein MAEVEETLKRIQSHKGVIGTMVVNAEGIPIRTTLDNSTTVQYAGLLHQLTMKAKSTVRDIDPQNDLTFLRIRSKKHEIMVAPDKEYLLIVIQNPCE, encoded by the exons ATG GCCGAGGTGGAGGAAACCCTAAAGAGGATACAGAGCCATAAAGGAGTTATTGGAACGATGGTTGTAAATGCAGAAG GCATTCCAATCAGAACAACCTTGGACAACTCGACAACTGTTCAATATGCCGGTCTTCTTCATCAACTGACAATGAAAGCCAAGAGCACAGTCCGTGATATTGATCCTCAGAACGACTTAACTTTTCTTAGGATCAGATCAAAGAAACATGAAATCATGGTCGCTCCAG ATAAGGAATATCTCCTGATTGTCATTCAGAATCCATGTGAATAG